In Streptomyces sp. SLBN-118, the following are encoded in one genomic region:
- a CDS encoding diacylglycerol kinase, translating into MSAHDQLLVVIDPVARRNDGESVRIAKDVLCGGSEAKICLPEGPEEFARALARRGSRRPVVVGDDRTLLRAVALLHRDRWLGDGALAMVPVGPSVALAHALGVPRGAVAAARAVLDGVVQRLDLLVDESDGVVLGDLAIPAAAGPAGAPAMNGSTGGASVWDTCRSLVRTLVRPAPHTSAVRTHRLRVEADGVLLTDLDRLVEAVTVRAGGGRAEVTVRHGAHTDPVMARALTVTVSGADFRYRADALVTGPVRTRTWTLRPGAWGLTLPSTAAAAGGG; encoded by the coding sequence GTGTCGGCTCACGACCAGCTACTGGTGGTCATCGACCCGGTCGCCCGCCGAAACGACGGCGAGTCCGTGCGGATCGCGAAAGATGTGCTGTGTGGCGGGTCGGAGGCGAAGATCTGCCTCCCCGAGGGGCCCGAGGAATTCGCGCGGGCACTGGCCCGCAGAGGGTCGCGCAGGCCCGTGGTGGTGGGTGACGACCGGACGCTGCTTCGGGCGGTGGCCCTGCTGCACCGCGACCGCTGGCTCGGAGACGGGGCCCTGGCGATGGTCCCGGTGGGGCCGTCCGTAGCACTGGCGCATGCGCTGGGTGTGCCGCGCGGAGCGGTGGCCGCGGCGCGGGCCGTGCTCGACGGGGTCGTACAGCGGCTCGATCTGCTGGTGGACGAGAGCGACGGGGTGGTGCTGGGGGATCTGGCGATCCCGGCGGCCGCGGGGCCGGCGGGAGCGCCCGCGATGAACGGCTCGACCGGCGGCGCGTCCGTGTGGGACACCTGCCGTTCGCTGGTCCGCACCCTGGTCCGACCGGCACCGCACACATCCGCGGTACGGACCCACCGGTTGCGGGTGGAGGCGGACGGGGTGCTGCTGACCGACCTGGACCGCCTGGTGGAGGCCGTGACGGTACGGGCGGGGGGCGGACGCGCGGAGGTGACGGTGCGGCACGGCGCCCACACCGATCCGGTCATGGCGCGGGCCCTGACGGTGACGGTGTCGGGCGCGGACTTCCGCTACCGGGCGGACGCGCTGGTCACGGGCCCCGTCCGGACGCGGACATGGACGCTGAGACCGGGGGCATGGGGCCTGACCCTGCCGTCGACGGCGGCCGCGGCGGGGGGCGGTTAG
- a CDS encoding adenylosuccinate synthase — MPALVLLGAQWGDEGKGKATDLLGGSVDYVVRYQGGNNAGHTVVVGDQKYALHLLPSGILSPGCTPVIGNGVVVDPAVLLSELSGLNDRGVDTSKLLISGNAHLITPYNVTLDKVTERFLGKRKIGTTGRGIGPTYADKINRVGIRVQDLYDESILEQKVEAALESKNQLLAKVYNRRAIEAGKIVEEMLQYAEQIKPYVADTTLILNNAIDQGKVVLFEGGQGTLLDVDHGTYPFVTSSNPTAGGACTGAGVGPTKISRVIGILKAYTTRVGAGPFPTELFDEDGEALRRIGHERGVTTGRDRRCGWFDAVIARYATRVNGLTDFFLTKLDVLTGWEQIPVCVAYEIDGKRVEELPYSQTDFHHAKPVYEYLPGWSEDITKAKTFDDLPKNAQDYVKALEEMSGAPISAIGVGPGRTETIEINSFL, encoded by the coding sequence GTGCCCGCACTTGTGCTGCTCGGTGCTCAGTGGGGTGACGAGGGCAAGGGAAAGGCCACCGACCTCCTCGGTGGATCCGTGGATTATGTGGTGCGCTATCAGGGCGGCAACAACGCCGGCCACACGGTTGTCGTGGGCGACCAGAAGTATGCGCTGCATCTGCTCCCTTCCGGAATCCTCTCGCCCGGATGTACCCCGGTCATCGGCAACGGCGTCGTCGTGGACCCGGCGGTTCTGCTCTCCGAGCTGAGCGGGCTGAACGACCGCGGCGTCGACACGTCCAAGCTCCTGATCAGCGGTAACGCCCATCTGATCACTCCGTACAACGTCACTCTCGACAAGGTGACGGAACGGTTCCTCGGGAAGCGGAAGATCGGCACGACCGGCCGTGGCATCGGCCCGACCTACGCCGACAAGATCAACCGCGTCGGCATCCGCGTCCAGGACCTCTACGACGAGTCGATCCTCGAGCAGAAGGTCGAGGCGGCGCTGGAGTCCAAGAACCAGCTGCTCGCCAAGGTCTACAACCGGCGCGCCATCGAGGCCGGGAAGATCGTCGAGGAGATGCTCCAGTACGCGGAGCAGATCAAGCCGTACGTCGCCGACACGACGCTGATCCTCAACAACGCCATCGACCAGGGCAAGGTCGTCCTCTTCGAGGGCGGCCAGGGCACACTCCTCGACGTCGACCACGGCACGTACCCCTTCGTCACCTCCTCGAACCCGACCGCGGGCGGCGCCTGCACGGGCGCGGGCGTGGGTCCGACGAAGATCAGCCGGGTCATCGGCATCCTCAAGGCGTACACCACGCGCGTCGGAGCGGGTCCCTTCCCGACCGAGCTCTTCGACGAGGACGGCGAGGCGCTGCGCCGCATCGGCCACGAGCGCGGTGTGACGACCGGCCGTGACCGCCGCTGCGGCTGGTTCGACGCGGTCATCGCGCGCTACGCGACCCGGGTCAACGGCCTGACCGACTTCTTCCTCACCAAGCTGGACGTCCTGACCGGCTGGGAGCAGATCCCGGTGTGTGTCGCGTACGAGATCGACGGCAAGCGGGTCGAGGAACTGCCGTACTCCCAGACCGACTTCCACCACGCGAAGCCGGTGTACGAGTACCTGCCGGGCTGGTCCGAGGACATCACCAAGGCGAAGACCTTCGACGACCTGCCGAAGAACGCCCAGGACTATGTGAAGGCGCTGGAGGAGATGTCGGGCGCGCCGATCTCGGCGATCGGTGTGGGCCCCGGCCGTACCGAGACGATCGAGATCAACTCCTTCCTGTAG